A stretch of Equus caballus isolate H_3958 breed thoroughbred chromosome 11, TB-T2T, whole genome shotgun sequence DNA encodes these proteins:
- the SLC16A3 gene encoding monocarboxylate transporter 4 isoform X3: MGGAVVDEGPTGIKAPDGGWGWAVLLGCFVITGFSYAFPKAVSVFFKELIREFGIGYSDTAWISSILLAMLYGTGPLCSVCVNRFGCRPVMLAGGLLASLGMVSASFCGSIIQLYLTTGVITGLGLALNFQPSLIMLNRYFNKRRPMANGLAAAGSPVFLCALSPLGQLLQDHYGWRGGFLILGGLLLNCCVCAALMRPLEAPKPGSRPGPQRPSRRLLDLSVFRDRGFVIYAVAASIMVLGLFVPPVFVVSYAKDLGVPDTQAAFLLTILGFIDIFARPTAGFITGLKKVRPYSVYLFSFAMFFNGFTDLTGSTASDYGGLVVFCIFFGISYGMVGALQFEVLMAIVGTHKFSSAIGLVLLLEAVAVLIGPPSGGKLLDATHVYQYVFLLAGAEVVTSSFVLVLGNFFCIGRRPKAAAEEEEHHKPPPDADVRVDSREVEHFLKAEPEKNGEVVHTPETSV; the protein is encoded by the exons atgggaggggctgtggttgaCGAGGGCCCGACTGGCATCAAGGCTCCggatgggggctggggctgggccgtCCTCTTGGGCTGTTTTGTCATCACGGGCTTCTCGTACGCCTTCCCCAAGGCGGTCAGTGTCTTCTTCAAGGAGCTCATACGTGAGTTTGGGATCGGCTACAGTGACACAGCCTGGATCTCCTCCATCCTGCTGGCCATGTTGTACGGGACAG GCCCGCTCTGCAGCGTGTGTGTGAATCGCTTTGGCTGCCGGCCCGTCATGCTTGCAGGAGGCCTGCTGGCGTCCCTGGGCATGGTGTCTGCGTCCTTCTGCGGAAGCATCATCCAGCTCTACCTCACCACGGGGGTCATTACCG GCTTGGGTTTGGCGCTCAACTTCCAGCCCTCCCTCATCATGCTCAACCGCTACTTTAACAAGCGGCGCCCCATGGCCAATGGGCTTGCAGCCGCGGGCAGCCCCGTGTTCCTGTGCGCCCTGTCCCCCCTGGGGCAGCTGCTGCAGGACCACTACGGCTGGCGGGGTGGCTTCCTCATCCTGGGTGGCCTGCTGCTCAACTGCTGTGTGTGCGCTGCGCTCATGAGACCCCTGGAGGCGCCCAAGCCAGGTTCGAGGCCAGGGCCCCAGCGGCCATCCAGGCGGCTGCTGGACCTGAGTGTCTTCAGGGACCGTGGCTTTGTGATCTACGCTGTGGCCGCCTCCATCATGGTGCTGGGGCTCTTTGTGCCACCTGTGTTCGTGGTGAGCTATGCCAAGGACCTGGGTGTGCCCGATACCCAGGCTGCCTTCCTGCTCACCATCCTGGGCTTCATCGACATCTTCGCCCGGCCCACCGCTGGCTTCATCACGGGGCTCAAGAAGGTGCGGCCCTACTCTGTCTACCTCTTCAGCTTTGCCATGTTCTTCAACGGCTTCACCGACCTCACGGGATCCACAGCCAGTGACTACGGTGGCCTGGTGGTCTTCTGCATCTTCTTCGGCATCTCCTACGGCATGGTGGGGGCCCTGCAGTTTGAAGTGCTCATGGCCATCGTGGGCACCCACAAATTCTCCAGTGCCATTGGTCTTGTGCTCCTGCTGGAGGCTGTGGCCGTGCTCATTGGGCCCCCGTCGGGAG GCAAGCTCCTGGATGCAACGCACGTCTACCAGTACGTGTTCCTCCTGGCAGGGGCCGAGGTGGTGACCTCCTCCTTCGTGCTGGTGTTGGGCAACTTCTTCTGCATCGGTAGGAGGCCCAAGGCGGCTGCGGAGGAGGAGGAACACCACAAGCCCCCCCCAGACGCAGACGTAAGAGTGGACTCACGGGAGGTGGAACACTTCCTGAAGGCAGAGCCTGAGAAAAATGGGGAGGTCGTTCACACCCCGGAAACAAGCGTTTGA
- the SLC16A3 gene encoding monocarboxylate transporter 4 isoform X1: MGQGGHVDAEWRVQAWRRGPGACSSLHCLLAPPHCPRSLPESWFTAHRRWAETRASVGSGAGWTEQAPVLRTVLPSPHLHREADSLLGTASIWDVQRALLAMGGAVVDEGPTGIKAPDGGWGWAVLLGCFVITGFSYAFPKAVSVFFKELIREFGIGYSDTAWISSILLAMLYGTGPLCSVCVNRFGCRPVMLAGGLLASLGMVSASFCGSIIQLYLTTGVITGLGLALNFQPSLIMLNRYFNKRRPMANGLAAAGSPVFLCALSPLGQLLQDHYGWRGGFLILGGLLLNCCVCAALMRPLEAPKPGSRPGPQRPSRRLLDLSVFRDRGFVIYAVAASIMVLGLFVPPVFVVSYAKDLGVPDTQAAFLLTILGFIDIFARPTAGFITGLKKVRPYSVYLFSFAMFFNGFTDLTGSTASDYGGLVVFCIFFGISYGMVGALQFEVLMAIVGTHKFSSAIGLVLLLEAVAVLIGPPSGGKLLDATHVYQYVFLLAGAEVVTSSFVLVLGNFFCIGRRPKAAAEEEEHHKPPPDADVRVDSREVEHFLKAEPEKNGEVVHTPETSV, from the exons AGAGCTGGTTTACAGCGCACCGCCGGTGGGCAGAGACCCGTGCTTCTGTGGGCAGTGGAGCAGGCTGGACTGAACAAGCCCCAGTTCTCAGGACTGtcctcccttccccacacctGCATCGGGAGGCAGACTCTCTCCTTGGAACAGCTTCTATCTG gGACGTGCAACGAGCCCTCCTGGCCatgggaggggctgtggttgaCGAGGGCCCGACTGGCATCAAGGCTCCggatgggggctggggctgggccgtCCTCTTGGGCTGTTTTGTCATCACGGGCTTCTCGTACGCCTTCCCCAAGGCGGTCAGTGTCTTCTTCAAGGAGCTCATACGTGAGTTTGGGATCGGCTACAGTGACACAGCCTGGATCTCCTCCATCCTGCTGGCCATGTTGTACGGGACAG GCCCGCTCTGCAGCGTGTGTGTGAATCGCTTTGGCTGCCGGCCCGTCATGCTTGCAGGAGGCCTGCTGGCGTCCCTGGGCATGGTGTCTGCGTCCTTCTGCGGAAGCATCATCCAGCTCTACCTCACCACGGGGGTCATTACCG GCTTGGGTTTGGCGCTCAACTTCCAGCCCTCCCTCATCATGCTCAACCGCTACTTTAACAAGCGGCGCCCCATGGCCAATGGGCTTGCAGCCGCGGGCAGCCCCGTGTTCCTGTGCGCCCTGTCCCCCCTGGGGCAGCTGCTGCAGGACCACTACGGCTGGCGGGGTGGCTTCCTCATCCTGGGTGGCCTGCTGCTCAACTGCTGTGTGTGCGCTGCGCTCATGAGACCCCTGGAGGCGCCCAAGCCAGGTTCGAGGCCAGGGCCCCAGCGGCCATCCAGGCGGCTGCTGGACCTGAGTGTCTTCAGGGACCGTGGCTTTGTGATCTACGCTGTGGCCGCCTCCATCATGGTGCTGGGGCTCTTTGTGCCACCTGTGTTCGTGGTGAGCTATGCCAAGGACCTGGGTGTGCCCGATACCCAGGCTGCCTTCCTGCTCACCATCCTGGGCTTCATCGACATCTTCGCCCGGCCCACCGCTGGCTTCATCACGGGGCTCAAGAAGGTGCGGCCCTACTCTGTCTACCTCTTCAGCTTTGCCATGTTCTTCAACGGCTTCACCGACCTCACGGGATCCACAGCCAGTGACTACGGTGGCCTGGTGGTCTTCTGCATCTTCTTCGGCATCTCCTACGGCATGGTGGGGGCCCTGCAGTTTGAAGTGCTCATGGCCATCGTGGGCACCCACAAATTCTCCAGTGCCATTGGTCTTGTGCTCCTGCTGGAGGCTGTGGCCGTGCTCATTGGGCCCCCGTCGGGAG GCAAGCTCCTGGATGCAACGCACGTCTACCAGTACGTGTTCCTCCTGGCAGGGGCCGAGGTGGTGACCTCCTCCTTCGTGCTGGTGTTGGGCAACTTCTTCTGCATCGGTAGGAGGCCCAAGGCGGCTGCGGAGGAGGAGGAACACCACAAGCCCCCCCCAGACGCAGACGTAAGAGTGGACTCACGGGAGGTGGAACACTTCCTGAAGGCAGAGCCTGAGAAAAATGGGGAGGTCGTTCACACCCCGGAAACAAGCGTTTGA
- the SLC16A3 gene encoding monocarboxylate transporter 4 isoform X2 produces the protein MTALPKITQAAQGGQARSPGQEKLPPFAPGRKWRDVQRALLAMGGAVVDEGPTGIKAPDGGWGWAVLLGCFVITGFSYAFPKAVSVFFKELIREFGIGYSDTAWISSILLAMLYGTGPLCSVCVNRFGCRPVMLAGGLLASLGMVSASFCGSIIQLYLTTGVITGLGLALNFQPSLIMLNRYFNKRRPMANGLAAAGSPVFLCALSPLGQLLQDHYGWRGGFLILGGLLLNCCVCAALMRPLEAPKPGSRPGPQRPSRRLLDLSVFRDRGFVIYAVAASIMVLGLFVPPVFVVSYAKDLGVPDTQAAFLLTILGFIDIFARPTAGFITGLKKVRPYSVYLFSFAMFFNGFTDLTGSTASDYGGLVVFCIFFGISYGMVGALQFEVLMAIVGTHKFSSAIGLVLLLEAVAVLIGPPSGGKLLDATHVYQYVFLLAGAEVVTSSFVLVLGNFFCIGRRPKAAAEEEEHHKPPPDADVRVDSREVEHFLKAEPEKNGEVVHTPETSV, from the exons gGACGTGCAACGAGCCCTCCTGGCCatgggaggggctgtggttgaCGAGGGCCCGACTGGCATCAAGGCTCCggatgggggctggggctgggccgtCCTCTTGGGCTGTTTTGTCATCACGGGCTTCTCGTACGCCTTCCCCAAGGCGGTCAGTGTCTTCTTCAAGGAGCTCATACGTGAGTTTGGGATCGGCTACAGTGACACAGCCTGGATCTCCTCCATCCTGCTGGCCATGTTGTACGGGACAG GCCCGCTCTGCAGCGTGTGTGTGAATCGCTTTGGCTGCCGGCCCGTCATGCTTGCAGGAGGCCTGCTGGCGTCCCTGGGCATGGTGTCTGCGTCCTTCTGCGGAAGCATCATCCAGCTCTACCTCACCACGGGGGTCATTACCG GCTTGGGTTTGGCGCTCAACTTCCAGCCCTCCCTCATCATGCTCAACCGCTACTTTAACAAGCGGCGCCCCATGGCCAATGGGCTTGCAGCCGCGGGCAGCCCCGTGTTCCTGTGCGCCCTGTCCCCCCTGGGGCAGCTGCTGCAGGACCACTACGGCTGGCGGGGTGGCTTCCTCATCCTGGGTGGCCTGCTGCTCAACTGCTGTGTGTGCGCTGCGCTCATGAGACCCCTGGAGGCGCCCAAGCCAGGTTCGAGGCCAGGGCCCCAGCGGCCATCCAGGCGGCTGCTGGACCTGAGTGTCTTCAGGGACCGTGGCTTTGTGATCTACGCTGTGGCCGCCTCCATCATGGTGCTGGGGCTCTTTGTGCCACCTGTGTTCGTGGTGAGCTATGCCAAGGACCTGGGTGTGCCCGATACCCAGGCTGCCTTCCTGCTCACCATCCTGGGCTTCATCGACATCTTCGCCCGGCCCACCGCTGGCTTCATCACGGGGCTCAAGAAGGTGCGGCCCTACTCTGTCTACCTCTTCAGCTTTGCCATGTTCTTCAACGGCTTCACCGACCTCACGGGATCCACAGCCAGTGACTACGGTGGCCTGGTGGTCTTCTGCATCTTCTTCGGCATCTCCTACGGCATGGTGGGGGCCCTGCAGTTTGAAGTGCTCATGGCCATCGTGGGCACCCACAAATTCTCCAGTGCCATTGGTCTTGTGCTCCTGCTGGAGGCTGTGGCCGTGCTCATTGGGCCCCCGTCGGGAG GCAAGCTCCTGGATGCAACGCACGTCTACCAGTACGTGTTCCTCCTGGCAGGGGCCGAGGTGGTGACCTCCTCCTTCGTGCTGGTGTTGGGCAACTTCTTCTGCATCGGTAGGAGGCCCAAGGCGGCTGCGGAGGAGGAGGAACACCACAAGCCCCCCCCAGACGCAGACGTAAGAGTGGACTCACGGGAGGTGGAACACTTCCTGAAGGCAGAGCCTGAGAAAAATGGGGAGGTCGTTCACACCCCGGAAACAAGCGTTTGA